Proteins from a single region of Hordeum vulgare subsp. vulgare chromosome 6H, MorexV3_pseudomolecules_assembly, whole genome shotgun sequence:
- the LOC123401843 gene encoding probable ATP synthase 24 kDa subunit, mitochondrial, producing the protein MALAARLVSRSRQLYSVQAALANGGVTQVRSFAKEAAPVSGDDLLKGIFFEVKKKFETALGVLKKEKITIDPDDPTAVANYAQVMRTVREKADLLSDSQRIKYTIETFTKGIPDARTYLDTLQQLRKKNGLIDDMGIEDMMMEALEKIEKEIKKPLMRNDRKNMGLLLAEFDKINKKLGFRKEDLPKIEEELEMQIAKAELTELKKEVVEAMEGQLKREEFKDEEMPDVRKLDIRNFL; encoded by the exons ATGGCGCTCGCCGCTCGCCTCGTATCCCGCTCCCGCCAG TTATATTCTGTCCAAGCTGCTTTGGCCAATGGAGGTGTCACTCAAGTCCGCTCATTTGCCAAGGAGGCAGCTCCTGTCAGCGGAGATG ACCTATTGAAGGGCATATTTTTTGAGGTGAAGAAAAAGTTTGAGACTGCACTTGGTGTCCTTAAGAAGGAGAAGATCACGATCGACCCAGATGACCCAACAGCAGTTGCTAACTATGCCCAAGTCATGAGGACTGTAAGAGAAAA GGCAGATCTTCTTTCTGATTCTCAGAGAATTAAATATACTATTGAGACTTTCACGAAGGGCATCCCTGATGCTAGGACGTACTTGGATACCCTTCAGCAGCTCAGGAAAAA GAATGGACTTATAGATGATATGGGTATTGAGGATATGATGATGGAAGCTCTCGAGAAAATTGAGAAGGAGATTAAGAAGCCTCTTATGAGGAATGACAGGAAGAACATGGGTCTTCTCTTGGcagagtttgacaagataaacAAAAA GCTTGGCTTTCGGAAGGAGGATCTTCCCAAGATTGAGGAAGAACTTGAAATGCAAATTGCCAAAGCTGAGCTGACGGAACTTAAGAAGGAAGTTGTTGAAGCAATGGAGGGTCAACTAAAGAG GGAGGAGTTTAAAGATGAGGAGATGCCTGACGTCAGGAAGTTGGACATTAGAAACTTCCTCTAG